From Deltaproteobacteria bacterium:
CGCCAACGAGCAGAGCCCGAAGGGCGAGTCGACGCTGCGCCGCATCGTCGACGAGCGCCGCGCCAAGGCCGCGGAGCTGCGCGCCGCCGGCCGCGATCCGTACGGCAACCGGTTCCGGCCGACGGCGACCTGCGCCGAGGTGCGAGCGCGCTACGCCGACACGCGCCCGGCCGAGCCTCCCGCCGGCAAGGGCATCGTTCCGGTCGACGGCCACGTCTTCCGCCTCGCCGGCCGCGTGATCGCCAAGCGGGGATTCGGCAAGACCGTGTTCGCGCCGATCCGCGACGGCTCGGGCGACCTACAGCTGTTTCTGAACGTCGAGCACATCCCGGCCGACCAGTTCGAGCAGGTCGTCAAGCGCATCGACGTCGGCGACATCGTCGGCGCCGAAGGGGCGGTGTTCTGGACCAAGCGCGGCGAGATGTCGCTGTTGGTGACGTCGGTCGAGATCGTCACCAAGGCGCTGCGGCCGCCGCCCGAAAAGTGGCACGGCCTACAGGACGTCGAACTGCGCTACCGCCAGCGCTACCTCGACCTGGCCGTCAACCCGGACGTGCGCGAGGTGTTTCGCAAACGGTCGCGGATCGTCAAGTCGGTGCGCGATTTCCTGACCGAACGCGGCTTTCTCGAAGTCGAGACGCCGATGATGCACCCGATCATCGGCGGTGCCGCCGCGCGGCCGTTCGTGACGCATCACAACGCGCTCGACATGACCTTGTACCTGCGCATCGCGCCGGAGCTGTACCTCAAGCGTCTGCTCGTGGGCGGGTTCGAGCGCGTGTTCGAGATCAACCGCAATTTTCGCAACGAGGGGATCGACCGCCAGCACAATCCCGAGTTCACGATGCTCGAGTTCTATCAGGCCTACGCCACCTACGAGGACCTGATGGGCTTCACCGAGGATCTGATCACGACGGTGGCGCGCGAAGTCAACGGCGGGCTGCGCACGCGCTGGTGGGATCACGACATCGACCTGTCGCCGCCGTGGCCGCGGCTCAGTGTGCGGGATGCGGTCGTCGACCGCGCGGGGCGGCCGGCCGCGGTGTTCGACGACCCGGTGGTCGCGGCGATCGCGGCGGCGGCGGCGGGCGTGCCGGTCGCCGACATCTACCGCGTGCTGCTCGAGTCCGTCGATCCCGCCGACGCCCCGGCGATCCCCGCCGGAGCGACGACACTGGACGAGTCGCTCGTGCGCGCGATCGCCGATCGCTACGCCGACCCGCTCGACCGGCGCGTGCGCGCGGGCCACCTGGCGTACAAGATCTTCGAGCAGACCGTGGAAGACACGCTCATTCAGCCGACGTTCGTCACCGATTTTCCGTTGGCGGTGTCGCCGCTCGCGCGCAAGAAGGACGCCGACCCGGCGTTCGTCGATCGCTTCGAGCTGATGATCGGCGGCGCCGAAATCGCCAACGCATTCAGCGAACTCAATGATCCCGACGACCAGCGCGCGCGGTTCATCGCGCAATTGCGCGCCCGCGCACACGGCGCCGAGGAGACGATGGACTGCGACGAGGACTACTGCCGCGCGCTCGAGGTCGGGATGCCGCCGGCAGCGGGCGAGGGCATCGGGATCGATCGCCTCGTCATGCTGCTCACCGGCCAGCCGTCGATCCGCGACGTGTTGCTGTTCCCGCTGATGCGGCCGGAGTGACGCGCGGGGAAGGAGCCGGCCGAGGTCGCACGTGAATCGCGGGGTTCAATGGTTCGTCGCGTGGCGCTACCTGATGGCGCGCCCGCGCAAGGTGAGCCGCATGATCGCCGTGATCGCGGTCGTGCTGGCCGTCGCGTGTGCGGCGGCTGCGCTCGCCGGCTGGCTCGCGTTCGACGACGTCGAAGTGATCCGCGGCGTGGAGCTGGAGCATCCGATGCGCCGCCCGATGTTCCTCACGGCGGTTGCGTGCGGTGCGCTGCTCGAACTCGTGGTGTTGCTCGGCGCGATCCGCTACGTGTTTACGTTTTTCACCTCCGTGTCGATCGGCGGCGTCACGATCGGCACGATGGCGCTGGTGATCGTGCTGAGTGTCATGAGCGGATTCGAGAGCGACTTGCGCGAAAAGATCCTCGGATCGAATGCGCATTTGCGCGTCACGAAGCCCGGCGGCGAGTTCACCGACTATCGCGACGTCCTGGCGCGGGTGCGCGGGTTGCCGGAGGTGGTCGGCGCGACGCCCTACGTCGTGAGCGAGGTGGTCATCGGCGCGTCGACCACCTACCAGAACGTCGTCATCAAGGGCATCGACCCGACCACGGTCGGCGACGTGACCGACTTGCCGGACAACATCGAAGACGACGACGACGCGCTGCTGCGTCTGTACCCGCTGGCCGAGGACGGTACGGTCGTGGGTCCGCCCGCTGGTGCGCCGGCGGCGGGCGACCGGCCGGCGGGCCCCGGTTCGCCGCCGGCGCCGGGGCGCGTCGATCCGGCGCCGCCGGACCTCGATTTGCCCGACGACGAACCGGTCGACCTCAGTGGCGGCGACGAGCCGCCGGATGCCGGCGCGCCGCCGCGCGGCGACGACGTCGTCGATCCGGCGCCGCCGGACCTGGATCTGCCGGACGACCAGCCGTTGGATCTCAGCGGCGGCGCGAGCGACGCGCGCGCCCCGGTCGCGCCGGCGGCACCGCCCGCCGGGCCGGGGAGCGACGACGTCGAGCCGATCGACGCGTTCGGGTTTGCGCCGGACGCGCGGCGGCTGGTCGACTCGTTCGGCGACGAGGAGTCGTACGAGCCGTTGATCGACGGTTGGCCGCGCGAGTTCACCGGCCGCGGGTACGCCGGCGCGCGGCGCAATGCGTCGGCGTCGCCCCGCATCAACGCGCTCGACGGCGTACTCGTCGGCCGCGAGTTGGTCAAGCTGCTGCACATGTACGTCGGCCAGGAGGTCGTGCTCGTGTCGCCGCTCGGCCAGATGACGCCGGCCGGCCCGGCTCCTCGGTCGAAGCCGTACCGTGTCGCCGGCGTGTTCTACACGGGCATGTACGAGTACGACACCAAGTTCATCTACGTCGAACTCGGCTCCCTGCAGCGGTTCTTGTCGATGGGCGACGAGGTCAACGGCATCGAGATCCGCGTCGTCGACCGCGATCGCACCGACGGCGTGAAGCGCGCGATCGCGGCCGCGCTCGGCCCGGCGTATCACGTCGAGGACTGGAAGGAGATCAACCGCAACCTGTTCTCGGCGCTCGAGCTCGAGAAGGTGGCGATGTTCCTGGTGCTCGCGATCATCATCCTGGTCGCGTCGTTTTCGATCATCGGCAACCTGATCATGGTGGTCGTCGAGAAGGCGCGCGAGATCGCGCTGCTCAAGACGCTCGGATCGACCGACCAGGGCATCATGAAGATCTTCGTCGTCCAGGGGTTTTTCATCGGCGCGGTCGGCACGGCGATCGGCGTGACCAACGGCCTGCTGGCGTGCTGGGCCGGCAAGGTGTGGGGGCTCCCGCTCAACCCGGACGTCTACTACATCGATCGGCTGCCGATCGCGGTCGAGTGGCCGGCGGTCGTGGCGGTCGCCGCGGCGGGCGTCCTCATCAGCGTGCTGGCGACGATCTACCCGGCGTATCTGGCCGCGCGCGTACAGCCGGTCGACGGACTGCGCTACGAATGACCGCGGCCGGCGGTGCGGAGCGGGCGGGGCGGCGCCGCGCGCAATGTGAACTCGCGTTGACTGTGTGAACCGGCGGTCCGGCCGACTCAGGAAGGGATGCCACGAATTCCAGGTCGTTGCCGGCGGTCCGGTCGTTGCAACACGCGTGCGGCGATGCGCTCTACCTTGGCTCGCCTCGCCCTGTCCGCCGCCGCAGCAGCGGCGCTGTTCGTTGCGCCGGCCGGTGCGTCCGCGGGCGGCTACGTGTCGGTCGGCGTCGGAGACGGCGCCGAGCTCGACGGCGACCTGGCGGCCGGGTTTTCGACCGACCCGCAGACCGACGACTACCGGCTGGCCCTCGGCCAGCGCGTCGGACCGATCGCGATCGAGGCGGCCGTCTACGGCTCCGAGCTGCGCGGCGGAGCCGGCGATGCGGCGATCGTGTCGGCGGCGGTGGACCTGCGCGCCTACCACGGCCTCGGCGCCGGGTTCGAGCTGTTCGCGCGCGGCGGCGTCAACAAGACGTGGCTGCGCCCGGGCGGCGACGCGCCGGACCTCGCGGGCCGGGGCCACCAACTCGGCTTCGGCGCGCAGTACCGGCTCACCACCGGGCTGATCGGAGAGGCCGCCCTCTGGCTCGACGTGAGCCGCACCTACGTCGACCTGATCGACGGCGACGCGGTCGCCGAGGTGACCGGCAGCTACGACCTCGTGCAGATCGGCGTGAGCGTCGGCCTGTGAGCGCGGCGCGCTACCAGAAAAAATAGTGCGCGCCGAGCGAGCCGACGAGCTGGCCGCCGAACGCGAAGCCGTCGTTGTCGCCCGCGATCGCCGACGCCCCGAACGAGGCGCTCAGTGCGACGTTGCGGGTGAGGAACGCCCGGAGTTGGCCCATCAGCTCGATGTGGACGTTGGTCCGGTCGTCGTCCGCCATGCCGCCGCCCGCGTCCTCGTTGACCACGCCGATGCCGCCGCCGACACCGAAGTCGGCCGCGTCGCCCCGGTGCATCACCCAGACGAAGCGCGCGCCGATGCCCACCGCGTCGACGCCGTCGTCCACGAAACCGAGCACGCCGCTGACGCGGAACCGCGCGGCGTCATAGACCACCGACGCGCCCGTCGGGCCGGTGAGCATCGCCTCGGCGCCGACGCCGATCCCCGTGGCGCCCTCGTCGGCGGCTGCGGCCGCCGGCGCCAGCAGCGCGGCCGCGCACACAACGCTTGCGATTCGACCCATATCGACCTCCCGCCGCGAGAATAGGCGAAGGCGCAGCGCGGCGGCCATTTTTTGCCGCGGTTGGCCCGCGCCGAGGGCAACCGGCCTCGCCGCCACCGAGTCTGTTCAGCCGTATCGCTCAACCCGCCGAATTCGCGGTCTCTCCGGACCGTGGCGGCCGTTGACACCGCACGGTCGGCGCGAGTAAGGTGTCTCGCCCTTTTCGGGAAAACCCTTGTTAGTTAGCGGACTTCAGCTTCAGCATCCCCCGATGACCGACCCCTCGCCGTACCGGAGCGGCCCGGAGCGCAGCGCGCGCGGTGGCGCCCGCATCGAGGTGACGGACTTGCACAAGTCGTTCGAGCACGGCGGCCGCCAGCTGCAGATCCTGCGCGGGATCACGTTCTCGCTCGAGCCCGGGGACATGGCGGCGATCGTCGGCGCGTCTGGAGTCGGCAAGTCGACGTTGCTGCACGTGCTCGGGACCCTCGATCGACCGACGTCGGGCTCGCTGCGGTTCAACGGCGAGGAGCTCACGCGCATGTCGCCGGCGCGGCTCGCCGACTTCCGCAACCGCGAGATCGGCTTCGTCTTCCAGTTCCACCACCTGCTGCCCGAGTTCACGGCGCTCGAGAACGTGATGATGCCGGCGCTCATCGGGCGCGCGCCGCGGGCGCAGGCGCGCGCGCGGGCGCTCGAGATGCTCGAGCGGGTCGGCCTGGCGCATCGGACGACCCACAAGCCGGGCGAGCTGTCCGGCGGCGAACAGCAGCGCGTGGCGCTGGCGCGGGCGCTGGTCGGCGGGCCGTCGCTGCTGCTGGCCGACGAGCCGACCGGCAACCTGGACTCCCACACGGGACGAGAGATCCACGACCTGTTTGTCGAACTCAACCGGGAACTCGGGATGACGATGCTGATCGTGACCCACAACCCGGAACTCGCGGCGAGCATGCCGCGGGTGCTGCGGATGCACGACGGAGGGCTCGAGGCGGATGCGGGCGACGGTGCGTAGCCGCGCGCTCGCCGCGATGTTGGCGGTCGCCGCGCTCGCCGCCGAGCCGGCGGGCGCGCAGCCGGCGCCGCCGGCGTCGGCCGCCGCCGCGCTGTGGGGCAGGCGCATCGATCGCGTGCAGTTTCGCGGCAATCGCAAGGTCGAGGACGACGCCATCCGGGTCAACCTGATCTCGCGGGCCGGCGGCAAGCTCGAC
This genomic window contains:
- a CDS encoding lysine--tRNA ligase; the protein is MSANEQSPKGESTLRRIVDERRAKAAELRAAGRDPYGNRFRPTATCAEVRARYADTRPAEPPAGKGIVPVDGHVFRLAGRVIAKRGFGKTVFAPIRDGSGDLQLFLNVEHIPADQFEQVVKRIDVGDIVGAEGAVFWTKRGEMSLLVTSVEIVTKALRPPPEKWHGLQDVELRYRQRYLDLAVNPDVREVFRKRSRIVKSVRDFLTERGFLEVETPMMHPIIGGAAARPFVTHHNALDMTLYLRIAPELYLKRLLVGGFERVFEINRNFRNEGIDRQHNPEFTMLEFYQAYATYEDLMGFTEDLITTVAREVNGGLRTRWWDHDIDLSPPWPRLSVRDAVVDRAGRPAAVFDDPVVAAIAAAAAGVPVADIYRVLLESVDPADAPAIPAGATTLDESLVRAIADRYADPLDRRVRAGHLAYKIFEQTVEDTLIQPTFVTDFPLAVSPLARKKDADPAFVDRFELMIGGAEIANAFSELNDPDDQRARFIAQLRARAHGAEETMDCDEDYCRALEVGMPPAAGEGIGIDRLVMLLTGQPSIRDVLLFPLMRPE
- a CDS encoding FtsX-like permease family protein, which encodes MARPRKVSRMIAVIAVVLAVACAAAALAGWLAFDDVEVIRGVELEHPMRRPMFLTAVACGALLELVVLLGAIRYVFTFFTSVSIGGVTIGTMALVIVLSVMSGFESDLREKILGSNAHLRVTKPGGEFTDYRDVLARVRGLPEVVGATPYVVSEVVIGASTTYQNVVIKGIDPTTVGDVTDLPDNIEDDDDALLRLYPLAEDGTVVGPPAGAPAAGDRPAGPGSPPAPGRVDPAPPDLDLPDDEPVDLSGGDEPPDAGAPPRGDDVVDPAPPDLDLPDDQPLDLSGGASDARAPVAPAAPPAGPGSDDVEPIDAFGFAPDARRLVDSFGDEESYEPLIDGWPREFTGRGYAGARRNASASPRINALDGVLVGRELVKLLHMYVGQEVVLVSPLGQMTPAGPAPRSKPYRVAGVFYTGMYEYDTKFIYVELGSLQRFLSMGDEVNGIEIRVVDRDRTDGVKRAIAAALGPAYHVEDWKEINRNLFSALELEKVAMFLVLAIIILVASFSIIGNLIMVVVEKAREIALLKTLGSTDQGIMKIFVVQGFFIGAVGTAIGVTNGLLACWAGKVWGLPLNPDVYYIDRLPIAVEWPAVVAVAAAGVLISVLATIYPAYLAARVQPVDGLRYE
- a CDS encoding ABC transporter ATP-binding protein is translated as MTDPSPYRSGPERSARGGARIEVTDLHKSFEHGGRQLQILRGITFSLEPGDMAAIVGASGVGKSTLLHVLGTLDRPTSGSLRFNGEELTRMSPARLADFRNREIGFVFQFHHLLPEFTALENVMMPALIGRAPRAQARARALEMLERVGLAHRTTHKPGELSGGEQQRVALARALVGGPSLLLADEPTGNLDSHTGREIHDLFVELNRELGMTMLIVTHNPELAASMPRVLRMHDGGLEADAGDGA